In Osmerus mordax isolate fOsmMor3 chromosome 24, fOsmMor3.pri, whole genome shotgun sequence, the following are encoded in one genomic region:
- the LOC136932575 gene encoding membrane-associated phosphatidylinositol transfer protein 2-like isoform X3 (The sequence of the model RefSeq protein was modified relative to this genomic sequence to represent the inferred CDS: added 100 bases not found in genome assembly) yields the protein MQSIARDSDDSSEEEFFDAHEGFSDNEDVFPKEISKWNSNDLMDKIEASDADEASGELYKDVTGDYERGASEDRLDEDGSSQQCSQPSKIHVLILVLHGGNILDTGVGEPSSKQCDVNTLSAAFHAVMRVHYPAALGRVAVRLVPCPAICADAFSLVSNLSPYSYDEGCLSNSQDHIPLAALPLLATSSPHYQDAVATVILRANQVYSDFLRSLEGASFTGQVCVIGDCVGGILGFDALCSSNQTVCESQNSSRRGSLVSVQDQDLLSPGIVISSGLGSTSPSLEGSRHLSRSNIDIPRCGGADEPRRPLPRKRSDSSYELDTIKQHQAFLSSLHSSVLRSDATSRRSSSSTMLDGSSLGKFDFEVADFFLFGSPLGLVLALRKTVVPSLDVALLRPACQQVYNLFHPADPSASRLEPLLEKKFHLLPPFSVPRYQRFPLGDGHSALLVETVQSNPQLLPDSGTPLFLRCQETISETCIPVPVLNWQESSLKPTPANLESDVVQSHGGVFMDSSYPSSPITGPQSRGLRRASEASIASQASGMADSYTATNIANIAARWWGTKRMDFALYCPDALTAFPTVALPHLFHASYWESTDVVSFLLRQVMRHDNSSILELDGKEVSEFTPSKPREKWLRKRTHVKIRNVTANHRMSDAVFTEGNQQVLTGRFMYGPLDMVTLTGEKVDLHIMTQPPSGDWVFFDTELTNSSGRVSFILPEGRKLGIGVYPVKMVVRGDHTFADSYLTVLPNGTEFVVFSIDGSFAASVSIMGSDPKVRAGAVDVVRHWQDLGYLIIYVTGRPDMQKQRVVAWLSQHNFPHGIVSFCDGLVHDPLRHKANFLKSLTEAHMKIIAGYGSTKDISVYTAIGLTSSQIYIVGRPSKKMQHQCQFITEGYATHLSQLEYTHRSRPAKTSSARMVLRKGSFGLGTNSDYLRKRNHLLRTISAQPAPTSPTGAAHGRPERTQSQSDTERVERERPERSHGQGPAQRSMSMAASCFGRSGSTKLEPGAFNLK from the exons TTTCCAAATGGAATTCCAATGACCTCATGGACAAGATCGAGGCATCGGATGCAGATGAGGCCTCTG GTGAGCTGTACAAAGACGTGACGGGAGATTACGAGAGAGGTGCCAGTGAGGACCGACTGGATGAG gaTGGCTCCTCCCAGCAGTGCTCTCAGCCCTCCAAAATCCACGTCCTGATCTTGGTGCTGCACGGGGGCAACATCCTGGATACGGGCGTCGGGGAGCCGAGCAGCAAGCAGTGCGACGTCAACACCCTGAGCGCTGCATTCCACGCCGTGATGCGCGTGCACTACCCTGCAGCCCTGGGCCGCGTGGCCGTGCGCCTGGTGCCCTGCCCTGCCATCTGCGCCGACGCCTTCTCCCTGGTGTCCAA ccTGAGCCCCTACAGCTACGACGAGGGCTGTCTCTCCAACAGCCAGGACCACATCCCCCTGGCCGCCCTGCCCCTCCtcgccacctcctcccctcactacCAGGACGCCGTGGCAACCGTCATCCTCCGAGCCAATCAGGTGTACTCGGACTTCCTGCGATCACTGGAGGGGGCCTCCTTCACCGGCCAG gtgtgtgtgatcgGGGACTGTGTGGGGGGAATCCTGGGTTTTGACGCTCTGTGCAGCAGCAATCAGACGGTGTGTGAAAGCCAGAACAGCAGCCGCAGGGGCAGCCTGGTGAGCGTGCAG GACCAGGACCTGCTGTCCCCTGGCATCGTGATCAGCAGTGGGCTGGGCTCCACCTCGCCCTCCCTGGAGGGCAGCCGGCACCTGAGCCGCAGCAACATCGACATCCCGCGCTGCGGGGGCGCCGACGAGCCCCGCAGGCCGCTTCCCCGCAAGAGGAGCGACTCGTCCTACGAGCTGGACACCATCAAGCAGCACCAGGCCttcctgtccag CCTGCACTCCAGCGTGCTGCGGAGCGACGCGACGTCTCGCAggtccagcagcagcaccatgtTGGATGGGAGCTCACTGGGGAAGTTCGACTTCGAGGTGGCCGACTTCTTCCTGTTCGGCTCCCCACTGGGCCTGGTGCTGGCGCTGAGGAAGACCGTCGTCCCCTCTCTGGACG TGGCTCTGCTGAGGCCGGCCTGCCAGCAGGTGTACAACCTGTTCCACCCTGCCGACCCCTCTGCCTCCCGTCTGGAGCCcctcctggagaagaagttccACCTGCTGCCCCCCTTCAGCGTGCCCCGCTACCAGCGCTTTCCCCTGGGGGACGGGCACTCTGCCCTGCTGG TGGAGACAGTCCAGAGCAACCCTCAGCTCCTGCCTGACAGCGGGACGCCCCTGTTCCTGCGCTGCCAGGAGACCATCAGTGAGACGTGCATCCCCGTGCCCGTGTTAAACTGGCAGGAGAGCTCCCTCAAGCCCACACCAGCCAacctggagt CGGATGTTGTTCAGTCTCATGGTGGTGTCTTCATGGACAGTTcgtacccctcctcccccataacGGGGCCCCAGTCTCGGGGTCTGCGGAGGGCCAGTGAGGCCAGCATTGCCAGCCAGGCCTCAGGAATGGCAGACAGTTACACTGCCACCAACATAGCCAACA TCGCAGCCCGCTGGTGGGGCACAAAAAGGATGGACTTTGCCCTCTACTGCCCCGACGCGCTGACGGCGTTCCCCACCGTGGCGCTGCCTCACCTGTTCCATGCCTCCTACTGGGAGTCCACTGACGTGGTCTCCTTCCTGCTGCGACAG GTGATGAGACACGATAACTCCAGCATCCTGGAGCTGGATGGCAAGGAGGTGTCAGAGTTCACCCCGTCCAAACCCAGGGAGAAGTGGCTCCGCAAGAGGACCCACGTCAAGATCAGG AACGTGACAGCCAACCACCGCATGAGTGATGCAGTGTTCACAGAGGGCAACCAGCAGGTGTTGACAGGACGCTTTATGTACGGACCCCTCGACATGGTCACCCTGACTGGGGAGAAG GTGGATCTCCACATCATGACTCAGCCTCCGTCCGGAGACTGGGTCTTCTTCGACACGGAGCTGACCAATAGCAGCGGCCGGGTGTCCTTCATCCTCCCAGAGGGAAGGAAGCTGGGAATCGGAGTCTACCCTGTGAAAATGGTGGTCAG aggGGACCACACATTTGCAGACAGCTACCTGACGGTGCTTCCCAACGGAACAGAGTTTGTGGTGTTCAGCATCGACGGCTCGTTCGCTGCCAGTGTCTCGATCATGGGGAGTGACCCCAAGGTGCGCGCAGGAGCCGTGGACGTGGTCAG acacTGGCAGGACCTGGGCTACCTCATCATCTACGTGACGGGCCGTCCAGACATGCAGAAGCAGCGGGTGGTGGCCTGGCTCTCTCAGCACAACTTCCCCCACGGCATCGTGTCCTTCTGCGACGGCCTGGTCCACGACCCCCTCCGCCACAAGGCTAACTTTCTCAAGTCCCTCACAGAG GCGCACATGAAGATCATCGCAGGCTACGGTTCGACTAAAGACATCTCCGTCTACACGGCCATCGGTCTCACTTCCTCACAGATCTACATCGTTGGCCGGCCGTCCAAGAAGATGCAACATCAGTGCCAG TTCATCACGGAGGGCTACGCCACCCACCTGTCTCAGCTGGAGTACACCCACCGCTCCCGGCCCGCCAAGACCAGCAGCGCCCGCATGGTCCTGCGGAAAGGCAGCTTCGGCCTGGGCACCAACAGCGACTACCTGCGCAAGCGGAACCACCTGCTGCGCACCATCTCCGCCCAGCCAGCCCCAACCTCGCCCACGGGCGCGGCTCACGGGCGGCCGGAGCGCACGCAGAGCCAGTCGGACACGGAGCGTGTGGAGCGGGAGCGGCCTGAGAGGAGCCACGGGCAGGGACCCGCCCAGCGCAGCATGAGCATGGCGGCCAGCTGCTTCGGACGCAGCGGCAGCACCAAGCTGGAGCCTGGAGCTTTCAACCTGAaatag
- the LOC136932575 gene encoding membrane-associated phosphatidylinositol transfer protein 2-like isoform X5 (The sequence of the model RefSeq protein was modified relative to this genomic sequence to represent the inferred CDS: added 100 bases not found in genome assembly) yields the protein MQSIARDSDDSSEEEFFDAHEGFSDNEDVFPKEISKWNSNDLMDKIEASDADEASGELYKDVTGDYERGASEDRLDEDGSSQQCSQPSKIHVLILVLHGGNILDTGVGEPSSKQCDVNTLSAAFHAVMRVHYPAALGRVAVRLVPCPAICADAFSLVSNLSPYSYDEGCLSNSQDHIPLAALPLLATSSPHYQDAVATVILRANQVYSDFLRSLEGASFTGQVCVIGDCVGGILGFDALCSSNQTVCESQNSSRRGSLVSVQDQDLLSPGIVISSGLGSTSPSLEGSRHLSRSNIDIPRCGGADEPRRPLPRKRSDSSYELDTIKQHQAFLSSLHSSVLRSDATSRRSSSSTMLDGSSLGKFDFEVADFFLFGSPLGLVLALRKTVVPSLDVALLRPACQQVYNLFHPADPSASRLEPLLEKKFHLLPPFSVPRYQRFPLGDGHSALLADVVQSHGGVFMDSSYPSSPITGPQSRGLRRASEASIASQASGMADSYTATNIANIAARWWGTKRMDFALYCPDALTAFPTVALPHLFHASYWESTDVVSFLLRQVMRHDNSSILELDGKEVSEFTPSKPREKWLRKRTHVKIRNVTANHRMSDAVFTEGNQQVLTGRFMYGPLDMVTLTGEKVDLHIMTQPPSGDWVFFDTELTNSSGRVSFILPEGRKLGIGVYPVKMVVRGDHTFADSYLTVLPNGTEFVVFSIDGSFAASVSIMGSDPKVRAGAVDVVRHWQDLGYLIIYVTGRPDMQKQRVVAWLSQHNFPHGIVSFCDGLVHDPLRHKANFLKSLTEAHMKIIAGYGSTKDISVYTAIGLTSSQIYIVGRPSKKMQHQCQFITEGYATHLSQLEYTHRSRPAKTSSARMVLRKGSFGLGTNSDYLRKRNHLLRTISAQPAPTSPTGAAHGRPERTQSQSDTERVERERPERSHGQGPAQRSMSMAASCFGRSGSTKLEPGAFNLK from the exons TTTCCAAATGGAATTCCAATGACCTCATGGACAAGATCGAGGCATCGGATGCAGATGAGGCCTCTG GTGAGCTGTACAAAGACGTGACGGGAGATTACGAGAGAGGTGCCAGTGAGGACCGACTGGATGAG gaTGGCTCCTCCCAGCAGTGCTCTCAGCCCTCCAAAATCCACGTCCTGATCTTGGTGCTGCACGGGGGCAACATCCTGGATACGGGCGTCGGGGAGCCGAGCAGCAAGCAGTGCGACGTCAACACCCTGAGCGCTGCATTCCACGCCGTGATGCGCGTGCACTACCCTGCAGCCCTGGGCCGCGTGGCCGTGCGCCTGGTGCCCTGCCCTGCCATCTGCGCCGACGCCTTCTCCCTGGTGTCCAA ccTGAGCCCCTACAGCTACGACGAGGGCTGTCTCTCCAACAGCCAGGACCACATCCCCCTGGCCGCCCTGCCCCTCCtcgccacctcctcccctcactacCAGGACGCCGTGGCAACCGTCATCCTCCGAGCCAATCAGGTGTACTCGGACTTCCTGCGATCACTGGAGGGGGCCTCCTTCACCGGCCAG gtgtgtgtgatcgGGGACTGTGTGGGGGGAATCCTGGGTTTTGACGCTCTGTGCAGCAGCAATCAGACGGTGTGTGAAAGCCAGAACAGCAGCCGCAGGGGCAGCCTGGTGAGCGTGCAG GACCAGGACCTGCTGTCCCCTGGCATCGTGATCAGCAGTGGGCTGGGCTCCACCTCGCCCTCCCTGGAGGGCAGCCGGCACCTGAGCCGCAGCAACATCGACATCCCGCGCTGCGGGGGCGCCGACGAGCCCCGCAGGCCGCTTCCCCGCAAGAGGAGCGACTCGTCCTACGAGCTGGACACCATCAAGCAGCACCAGGCCttcctgtccag CCTGCACTCCAGCGTGCTGCGGAGCGACGCGACGTCTCGCAggtccagcagcagcaccatgtTGGATGGGAGCTCACTGGGGAAGTTCGACTTCGAGGTGGCCGACTTCTTCCTGTTCGGCTCCCCACTGGGCCTGGTGCTGGCGCTGAGGAAGACCGTCGTCCCCTCTCTGGACG TGGCTCTGCTGAGGCCGGCCTGCCAGCAGGTGTACAACCTGTTCCACCCTGCCGACCCCTCTGCCTCCCGTCTGGAGCCcctcctggagaagaagttccACCTGCTGCCCCCCTTCAGCGTGCCCCGCTACCAGCGCTTTCCCCTGGGGGACGGGCACTCTGCCCTGCTGG CGGATGTTGTTCAGTCTCATGGTGGTGTCTTCATGGACAGTTcgtacccctcctcccccataacGGGGCCCCAGTCTCGGGGTCTGCGGAGGGCCAGTGAGGCCAGCATTGCCAGCCAGGCCTCAGGAATGGCAGACAGTTACACTGCCACCAACATAGCCAACA TCGCAGCCCGCTGGTGGGGCACAAAAAGGATGGACTTTGCCCTCTACTGCCCCGACGCGCTGACGGCGTTCCCCACCGTGGCGCTGCCTCACCTGTTCCATGCCTCCTACTGGGAGTCCACTGACGTGGTCTCCTTCCTGCTGCGACAG GTGATGAGACACGATAACTCCAGCATCCTGGAGCTGGATGGCAAGGAGGTGTCAGAGTTCACCCCGTCCAAACCCAGGGAGAAGTGGCTCCGCAAGAGGACCCACGTCAAGATCAGG AACGTGACAGCCAACCACCGCATGAGTGATGCAGTGTTCACAGAGGGCAACCAGCAGGTGTTGACAGGACGCTTTATGTACGGACCCCTCGACATGGTCACCCTGACTGGGGAGAAG GTGGATCTCCACATCATGACTCAGCCTCCGTCCGGAGACTGGGTCTTCTTCGACACGGAGCTGACCAATAGCAGCGGCCGGGTGTCCTTCATCCTCCCAGAGGGAAGGAAGCTGGGAATCGGAGTCTACCCTGTGAAAATGGTGGTCAG aggGGACCACACATTTGCAGACAGCTACCTGACGGTGCTTCCCAACGGAACAGAGTTTGTGGTGTTCAGCATCGACGGCTCGTTCGCTGCCAGTGTCTCGATCATGGGGAGTGACCCCAAGGTGCGCGCAGGAGCCGTGGACGTGGTCAG acacTGGCAGGACCTGGGCTACCTCATCATCTACGTGACGGGCCGTCCAGACATGCAGAAGCAGCGGGTGGTGGCCTGGCTCTCTCAGCACAACTTCCCCCACGGCATCGTGTCCTTCTGCGACGGCCTGGTCCACGACCCCCTCCGCCACAAGGCTAACTTTCTCAAGTCCCTCACAGAG GCGCACATGAAGATCATCGCAGGCTACGGTTCGACTAAAGACATCTCCGTCTACACGGCCATCGGTCTCACTTCCTCACAGATCTACATCGTTGGCCGGCCGTCCAAGAAGATGCAACATCAGTGCCAG TTCATCACGGAGGGCTACGCCACCCACCTGTCTCAGCTGGAGTACACCCACCGCTCCCGGCCCGCCAAGACCAGCAGCGCCCGCATGGTCCTGCGGAAAGGCAGCTTCGGCCTGGGCACCAACAGCGACTACCTGCGCAAGCGGAACCACCTGCTGCGCACCATCTCCGCCCAGCCAGCCCCAACCTCGCCCACGGGCGCGGCTCACGGGCGGCCGGAGCGCACGCAGAGCCAGTCGGACACGGAGCGTGTGGAGCGGGAGCGGCCTGAGAGGAGCCACGGGCAGGGACCCGCCCAGCGCAGCATGAGCATGGCGGCCAGCTGCTTCGGACGCAGCGGCAGCACCAAGCTGGAGCCTGGAGCTTTCAACCTGAaatag